Genomic window (Capricornis sumatraensis isolate serow.1 chromosome 16, serow.2, whole genome shotgun sequence):
aagtgaaaagtgaaagtgaagtcgctcagtcgtgtccgactctttgcgaccccatggactgtagcctatcaggctccgccatccatgggattttccaggcaagagtactggagtgggttgcaatttcctgctccaggtaggaagggaggggagggatacAAATGACTCTTGCCCACCTGTAAGCCCCCTTAGGGTCAGGTGCTTTTAAGGGGGCCTGGGTCGGGCCAGAAATGGGAGCCCTGGATCCAGGCCTTGGTGCTGCCACTCGCACCCCAGgccagggaaatgggagggacTTCTGGCACGCAGCCAGTCCTTGCTCACATCCCTGTGGCCACCCTCTTGTCCCTTCTCAAAACAAGGAAGTCAGGAATCCAACTGTGGATTAGACTCTAGACTTAGTTTGCTACCTTTGAGTACAACTAGGGGagctgaggagaaggcaatggcaccccactccagtactcttgcctggtaggctgcagtccatggggtcgctaagagtcggatatgactgagcgacttccctttcacttttcactttcatgcattggagaaggaaatgacaacccactcccgtgttcttgcttggagaatcccagagatgggggagcctggtgggctgccgtctatggggtcgcacagagttggacacaactgaagtgacttagcagtagcagtaggggagctgaaaaacaagaaaaacctgCTCTTCCCAGAAACAATAACAAAGGACTCCTGTTGAATTAGTTCAAAAAGTAGTCTTTTAGACTTCCCAGAGTGACATGTGGTAAGACAGGGAATTCATAGTGAGAAGCCTGTAACTGTTATCTTTAGGAAAAGGATGTTGTTAAAAGAGACCCCCTCCTtgaacttccttttttaaaattaccaaaGACATGATACTTATCACTACTTTAGAGTAAAATACATGATGATTAAAAGTCTCTTTCATATCCCTAGATGTAGAAGGGGATATTTGAAGCGCTTTTTGTTAAGCCTGCTCAAGAATCCCTTGGCCCAGGATTGTCACTGAAGATCCTACAGTGGCATCGATCTTGGTATTTTGGACAAAAACTCCTATTTCATGTTCATTGCTGTAACTTCTCCGAGGAGAAACATTTCCATAAAGTGCTGTAGAGTCACCCAGCCACCCAATAACATAATCCAGCAGAAGCCCCAGGATGTAGGGCCTCCCAGTTTGGGAGGCTGAGGGCACAGCACAGCTGAGGATACATACCCGACCACTCCCCGCATCACAGCACAGGTGCAGCTCCGATGTCCCCCTGTGATAGCGGTAGACGTGGGTTGCCCCTCCTTCTTCTGGTGCAGATGAGTAATATTTCTAGAGAAGTAACGTGGAAGACATTGGGTAACTCAAGAGTCTGGTCAGATTTTCAAAAAACACCCTGTTACTTGGGCAAATTATGGTTAAGAAGAGAGGCAAGAGGTAAATCACCTGCCCTCCCAAGAAACCTCCAAAGTCATGTAACAAATCTTAGCCATCGTAAAGTGgttgcagagaaggaaactgcagtTGGCATTACTTTGCTGCCATCTGCTGCCTCTGCAGGGCAAGAACTCTGGCAACTCAAGCTAGGTAGGACCATGCTCTCTGCCAGGTTAAATAGTTTTCACAACATCCTCACTCTGATATCAATGCACAAGCCCTTTTATCTCTATTCATGACAAGTTCTGACAAACAGGTCCATGTTTACTAAGTCTCAGACAAGGACAAGAAAAGAGAGAGGTGCATCTCCTGGCAATTTAGAAATACAACAGGAAACACAACTGCTAAGCAGCCATTCTCCCCatgtggaggaggggagggagaagtcTCTGATTTAGGCAAAATCATCCAAAGGATCAgaaaacagtttttttcttgtctacttccttcctccctctccaggTTAACCTTAGACTTGCCCTTGATAGTTACTAATGTCGAGGACATCATAAGCTTGCCTGTTTGGAACAAAGGGTAGGGACAATGTTTAAGTCAAGAGACCAAAAGAATGAGAAGCTGGGAAAAGCACGTCAGGACATGAAGCTAATGATGTAACTTAGGGGCTGCTTCAAAATTCTGAAAACGAACTCAGAACACTGTTCTTAATTCTATCTCTAGACAGCCAAGGAGTTCTGAGGCTCCATTCTTTAATGGAGACTTGAACTGAAGCATGAACTGAAAACCAAAGTGAAGAATACCAATTTGCTAAACCTCAaaccaaagacaaatattattccTTTTACTGAACCATGAACCAAAGTGTTTAACTTCATCACTTTATAGTAGAGCCAAAGTTATGGATTTTTCTAAAACCATTTCACAGAATAAGAACATAAAAATACTCTCTGAACTGTATCTCGTTGGTTGGAATCCTATTCTTGGAGTCATAAAcattagaggttttttttttaattttaatattcattatgAAATTGAAAAGCAGGACAGAAATGaggcattttcttccttttgccaATAGAGACCAGCACCCTTACACCCACATAAGAATCATAAAATGTTAGGCTGGACAAGACCACAGTATCTGATTTAAGTCCTAAAAGACACAGAGTATCTTCCATGCAGGTGATTTTCTTCAGTGTTGGCTGGTCCACCTTCAACATTCCCTTAAAGTACTTAGAGATGACCTTAGTGTATGCTTTTGAGAAGAGTATCTTTAAAACCTTTGTTCACCCATTTTAATGAATGGGACCAAAAATCTCATGTAGGTCCTCTGTGCTACAGTTTATAGCAATTTCCTGGTGTTCATCTCTCAGTGGAAACTAAAGAAACAGACTAAAAGGGCTGGCAAGGACTTGAACATTGTTAACTTACCATGGGGAAGGTAAGGCTGAGAGAAACTAACTGGCCTAAGGCATTAGAGCCAGGAAGTACAGAAtacaggtctgattcctgggagGCTGCCCGTCATTAAGCCACACTACCTCTGATGAGGGCATTGCGTCTGTGCCACAAAATCAGCTTTGTGATATGGACAAAGGGTGATATGGACCCAAAGGGACGTATTTAAAAACTACATTATCAGGGACTTGGAAAAGAGATTAAAATCCAGTGGAGGGATTTTGTTCCAATTTTTGCTTTGAAAACAGACTCAGTTCCAGTTTAGAGTGATTCTacaggtttaaaaattttttagtttagttcaaagttttaaaaactccTTATGTTTGGTCTTACTTTGGAATTCAGCAAATAAGCACCCACCTCCCATCTAAAAACAATAGTGAGGGCAGAACTTTTCTGCCTTGTTCACTGCTGTAATCTCCTAACAGCtaaagctgctgctactgctaagtcacttcagttgtgtccaactctgtgtgaccccatagacggcagcccaccaggctctgccatccctgggattctccaggcaagagtactggagtgggttgccattaggcggtctatatttgttgaatgaactgtAACCTGGATTTATCACCTGTTGTAAATCCTTGGCTAATTACAACCTGCCCACGAAGGCAGAACCGGGTGAACAGATAGTGTGCAGATTCTTCCTAAATTCCACAAAAATGCACTTTGTGATCCATCAGCAGGCAGATCAGGGGCATGCTTTGGCTTGCACCAACTTACCCCACACTGACTTGAAGTGTAGTTCATGTATTCAGCCATTGTTCTGAAGGAAGCACTGAGGGTTGGGTGTCTGTCTTCTCTCTATTTGAATAAACGGCAAATCACAAGTGAGATCTGTATTCCCTACTGGAGAAGGAGGTCATTTTGGAAAtaccttcctttttattttttgaaagcccTCTGCAAGTTTAAATTAGTAAAATGATCTTATTGAGAAAGAATTCCAACTCTAAAAGGAATACACATCTATGCAGTTTTTCCAGGACAAAGGTTTGTTGGCTTTCCTCGAGTATCAGATGATAGCCTCTAAGAATTAAGTTAAAAAGTAACCAATCAGGGCTGAGCACTAGAGGTACCTAGCGGTATCCTAAAGCTACCCAGTAAGAATCTGTCAAATGTCAAGTTTTCAAGACTTTCCGGTTCGCTGTCCTGACACACAGCAGCTTCCGCCAAGCACAGGATCCCTCGGGTCCCAGTGTGTGGCGTGCCCTGGTTCTCAGCAAGCCgctgatgagtgaatgaatgggctGGTCCACAGCAGAGGCCCTCCTCACCTTTCCTGGGAGAAGGCGCTGGGGGCTGGCTGCCGGCCCTCTTTCTCCATAGTGCCGCACCCGGGAAACGATCCCCACGCTGCCTTTGGGAAGCTCCACCGAAGGCCAGTCCACCGCCCTCCTCTTGGCCCGCTCCAGCACTTCCTGACCCAGCCTAGCCGAACGCTGCAGGGAACGTCGGTCCACCCCGTTCAGCGCCGCGGCCAGCAGACAGTTCTCCATGTCGCCCTGCGAGggaacatacacacaaacacggGCGAGTCAGCGGAGCGCCGGACCCCGCTCCATTTCCGGGTCGGACTCAGCGCCTCGACCTCCCTGGCGACCACTGCCCCCGGCTCGCCCAATGCGCTCTCTAGCCGGTGCCCTGTCAGGGCCTAAGGCGTGCGCTCTCAGTCCCTCCATTTCCGTGGCCCCCTCCCCTCGTTAGAGAGCCCTCACCCAGTCCCCTTCTCAAGGCGCATGCGCTCAGTCGGCGAGGGCGGGCTGGTTCTGGAACACCCTGCGCCGGCGCAGCAGGCCATTGGCCGGGTGGTGGTGAGGGGCGTGGCCAGTGCGGTGGAGTGTGCAGCCTGCGACCCACATGCCTTCTTGCGACCGACTTGCAGCCTCTGCGAGCCGGTTGTCTAGTTAACTGCCTGAATGCAGGGGGCGGGGTCTGGCGGCGGGCCAGTCGGGGGGACCGGTGGCGGAAGCTGTCTGTCCTCCTTGTTGCAGGAGCCTCTGGGTCAGAACCTGGCCCTTAGAAACTGTCTCCACCGCTTAACGcggggaaagtgttagtcgctctgtcgtgtcccactctttgcgaccccatgggctgtagaccgctatgctcctccgttcatgggattttctaggcaagaatactggattagttgccatttccttctccaggggatcttcctgacccagggatagaacctaagtctcctgcattgcaggcagactttaccgtctgagccaaataCGTTCTAGCGGGGAATCTGATGTAAAGCCAAGTGGTCCCTTGTTGGGCTAATAAATTGTGGGGAATAAGATGCGTGCCTCCAGGCACCTAGTAATGCCGTGTCTATATTTTGGGATATCGCTACTCTGAAACCTCATTTAGTTGAGGAGATGACCAGGATGAGCCAAACAGTGCAGGTTCCACAGTGGCATTTGGAGAAGGGAGTCCAGCAGGCTGTGGGCTCTGGGATGGGTGGCCCACAGGGCCAGGGGCACCTGCATTGTGTggtgttcagtcgccaagttgtgtccaggtctttgtgacccagggactcCAGCATGCCATGCATTGTGTTTAGGGTCTGGTAATCCCCtcatggaaggaatgatgctaaagctgaaactccagtactttggccacctcatgcgaagagttgactcattggaaaagactctgatgctgggagggattgggggcaggaggagaaggggacgacagaggatgagatggctggatggcatcactgactcgatggacgtaaatctgagtgaactctgggagttggtgatggacagggaggcctggcgtgctgcaattcatggggtcgcaaatagtcggacacgactaagcgactgaactgaacggaatccCCTCGTGGTAGCTTCCTCACTCCTCCAGTGAGAAGTACACACACAccattttctcctctttaaaaattatttatttatttttggcttcgctgggtctttgtggctatgcacgagcttttctctagttgtggccagcgGGGGCAACTCTTTGTTGCCTATGGGGGCTtcttattgcggtggcttctctttgttgcagagcttgggctgtagggcacgtgggctccatAGTGGTGGCTGGCTCCCAGGcttatgaagtgaagtcgctcagtcgtgtctgactctttgcgatcctatggactatagtctaccaggcttctctgtccatggggattttctaggcaagagtactggagtgggttgccatttccttctccaggggatcttcctgacccacggattgaacccaggtctcctgcattgcaggcttagctgcccccaACTCACACCTTTTTGAAGGCCGTTTCTAGGCATGGGAGTTCACCTTACAAGAATACCTGCCCGCCCAGACATGTTTAAGTAAGGAGCTATGCATCCTTACCTTCCACTCCACACTGCTGGTTATCTGGTAGGAGATACAAGGTCTCATTGCTAATTAATGACTTGGCTACACCACCCTGGCGCGCAGCAAATCGCTGCCTCTGAGGAAGGACCAATTGAAGAGACAGGAGGACATTCTCAGTGCTGAGCTAAGCAGTGCTGAGCATCCTCAGCAGATGGCTAGTTTAGCAGTTCTGAGTTACCAGGTGTGTGTGAGACTTTTACTACAACCCCCATCTGCCCTTTTGTTCATTTCCTGGTTTCCTCTTCCAGAATGAAATTGAATGGAAATCTTCATTATCCTTGGGATAGTTTTCATTGCAGGAATTTTCTGAAACTTTATCTCAGTAAGTGTTTATCAGCAACCTCTTTTAGAACATAGTGGTTATATGCACAGGGTCTTGAATATCCAGTCTGTAGAGATGAACTTGAATTCAGACTCTGCCACTTTCTTGATGTGTGATTCGGGGCAAACAAATTATTGATAACTTCTTTGAGCTTCACTTTTCCTCATCTCTATACTAGAGAACAGCAACAGTACCAATTGCCATAGACTGTGAGTTTGAGGACAGGGACCATATCTGTCTTGTTTACTGAGTTTAAAGTGAATCTAGTATTTTCTCCCTCACAGAAGAGGCTGAAAATAAGATTGAATGCATGAATAGCGCTGCTGTAAGGATTTTGTGAGAAAATTCCTATATAATACTAAGCACAATGCCTTGTCAAGAATAAGTACTCCATTGATGTAGTGTTATGTGTGAGATGCTATCCTAGGAGTGGTTGAGAATACAAAATACAAAGGAGAATTAAAAAGAGATGCACATAAAATCTATAATGCTAGAAACAAAATATTAAGATTTTGTTCATAAGCTGTTTGCCGAAAGATTGATCCAGataaagtgaatgaataaatattgttCAGCTGAATCAAGAAAGGGTTCATAGGAAGGAAGCATTTGAGTTGAGCCTTGAAGGATGGCCTAGGAATTAATGGGAAAGGGTAGTTAAGATACCTGTTATCTGTTCTCATAATGACTGTAGTTAGGGGTGAGATATAATTCCCAGGAACAACCTatattttcatgattaaaaaaaatattgtggtACTTAGTCCAATCTaaattatatatcagttcagttcagttcagtcactaggtcgtgtttggctctttgcaaccgcatgagccatagcacgccgggcctccccgtccatcaccaactcccggagtccacacaaacccatgtccatcgagtcggcgatgccatccaacagtttcatcttctgtagtccccttctcctcctgctcttagtctttccaagcatcagggtcttttccagtgagttagctcctagcatcaggtggccaaagtattggagtttcagcttcaacatcagtccttccaacgaacacccaggactgatctttagtatggactggttggatctccttgtagtccaagggactctcaagagtcttctccaacaccacagtttaaaagcatcaattctgcactcagctttccttacagtccaactctcacatccatacatgaccactggaaaaaacatgactagacggacttttgttggcaaagtaatgtctctgctttttgtatagttctggtTGATTCTCTCCTGTCAGCTTCTAAACTCTTGAAGGTGgacattgttttttatttgtcCCCACATATCCAGGGATTGTTGAGCAGTAGGTTTTCAATAGATATTGattgaatatttaatttaaatagattCCTATTAGGTCATATAAGAATTGGCTTCTTTGAAAAATCTACCTACGTACACTTTAATGAatgtaatgaatattcagttgtAACTAATTTTCCTAGAATTTAGCATttagaaaaaatgagaaagacagtGCTTGGAATGAAACTTAAAACTGAAGATTAACATGAAGTTAgatctttgtgtttatttttatgtttatgaatatataaacatatatagatatattcttcttccctggtggctcagcaataaagaatcctcttgccagtgcaggagatgcaggttcagtgcttgggtcaggaagatcccctggagaagggaagggctacccactccagtattgttgcctgggaaatcccatggacagaggagcctggcatgctacagtctgtgaggctgcaaaagagttggacatgacttagcaactaaacaacacaacgatatatatatatactgtaagCCACTGATTAAGAgaatcctttttctcttttttgagacTGGATGGAAAAAAttatggaccatggcctgccatcAGGACCCTTGTTGATCAAACACAGTCCAAGCCAGATACTCCCGAAAGCCACTGGTGGAGACGTGGAAATGGAACTAATCGGGGGAGCGTATATATGGTCACTGACGAGGAAACAAACAGTTGGTATAAGTCTTTCATGATATCTCTCTTCGTAAAATCAATTCATTGCAGATAACACATAGAAGTTATTTGTCTAGGTTATATTTGGAGGAATAGATGAGTTGGAGGAAGCCTTTATTCCTGAGATCTGAGGAAAGAGATTGATGTTGTACTTGGGACCTTTTGAGAAAAAACAAATCTAGTGAAGAACAGTATAAATTCTTTGTGTAAATTCCTTTTCTCTATGGGGAGGGGACAAAAAAGGGTTAAAAACAGGATGCAAAAGTGGGTAGCATGCCAGTTAGACAATGAGTTATACTGCACATACCAAAGAATGTATAAATCATTTTGTCTGACAGGTGGTATTTTTAATCCTTCAGCCGACTTAGAGAGCTTTAGAATCATTATAGCTTTGTAAAGTAGTATTAGTCATTAGACCATGACTGAGTGAGTCATTAGATCATTCATTTTGCCTGATTACATCAACTCATTGGGTTATTGGGGAATGAAAGAAACTCATTATCAAAATTGTCATCTTGATTATAtagattaaagaaaatgaatgcaACTTCTGAGAATTACCTttcacaaaatgttaaaaattgacTGGAAGTTAAAAAAATTGGTTGCAGAGCAGGAATGACTAATGAAaagttttgtcattttaaaaactatcagAGATTAAAGGAATAGTAATTTGGAAGATATAAATAGTTGGAATCCAgttaaacagttttttaaaaactactttgaggcataatttacatgttataaaatttactttattgaaCTATACAATGTAATACATTTTAGTTAATTCATGGaattatgcttcccaggtggctcagtggtaaataatctgcctgcaatgtggaagatgtggcaaggagaactgggttcagtccctgggtcgggaagatcctcctggagaaggaaatggcgtcccactccagtactcttgcctggagaatcccatgggcagacgagcctggtgtgctataatgCATGGAGTCAcagaaaatcagacatgactagcgactaaacaacaacaacagcatggaATTATGCAATCATCACCACAATCCAGTTTTGGAACATTTTTATGACCTGGAAAAGATCCCTAGTGCCCACCATAGGCAGTCAGTCTTAGCTCCCATGCCTAGACCCAGGCAAACACTATTCTGCTTGCCATTTCTATAAATTTGCCTCTTCAATCCAGTTCATATAAACAAATTACACAATATGTGACATTTTTGTCTGGCTTTTTTCGTTTAGCATGACGTTTTTGAGGTtgatccatattgtagcatgtattagtacttcattcctttttatgactgaatatttCACCACTATATTAATATACTACATTTTATCCATTCtccagttgtttccagtttggggctattatgaataatagtGCTATGAAAGATTGGATATAAGACTTTGTATGGGTAcaggttttcatttctgttgggGAGATACTTAGGAGTTAaattgctatcagttcagttcagttcagtttagtcgctcagtcgtgtccaactctttgtgaccccatgaatcgcagcacaccaggcctccctgtccatcaccatctcccagagttcactcaaactcacatccatcgagacggtgatgccatccagccatctcatcctctgtcgtccccttctcctcctgcccccaatccctcccagcatcagagtcttttccaatgagtcaactcttcacatgagatggccaaagtactggattttcagctttagcatcattccttccaaagaacacccagggctgatctcctttagaatggactggttggatctccttgcagtccaagggactctcaagagtcttctccaacaccacagttcaaaagcatcaattcttcggcactcagctttcttcacagtccaactctcacatccatacgtgaccactaaagaagagacattactttgccaacaaaggtccgtctagtcaaagctatggtttttctagtagtcatgtatggatgtgatcagttcagttcagtcactcagttgtgtccaactctttgcaaccccatgaatcgcagcacgccaggcctccctgtccatcaccatctcccagagttcactcaaactcacatccatcaagacggtgatgccatccagccatctcatcctctgtcatccccttctcctcctgcccccaatccctcccagcatcagagtcttttccaatgagtcaactcttcgcatgaggtagccaaagtactggagtttcagcttcagcatcattccctccaaagaaatccgagggctgatctccttcagaatggattggttggatctccttgtagtccaagggactctcaagagtcttctccaacaccacagttcaaaagcatcaattcttcagcgctcagctttcttcacagtccaactcccacatccatacatgaccactggaaaaaccatagccttgactagatggacctttgttggcaaagtaatgtctctgcttttcaatatggatgtgatagttggactataaagaaagctgaacaccaaagaattgatgcttttgcactgtggtgttggagaagactcttgagagtcccttggactgcaaggagatcgaatcagtcaatcctaaaggaaatcagtcctgaatattcattggaaggactgatgctgaaacgccaatactttggctacctgatgcgaagaactgactcattggaaagaccctgatgctgggaaagatcgaaggcaggaggagaaggggttgacagagggtgagatggttgaatagtatcaccaactcgatggatatgaatttgagcaggctctggagttgataatggacagagaagcctggcatgctacagtccatggggtctcaaagagttagacacgactgagcaactgaactgatggtaaatttctgttttaacattttaagggactggagaaggaaatggtaactcattccagtattcttgcctggagaatctcatggactgtagcctgtcaggctcctctgtccatagcgtcgcaagagttggacatgacatagcgactaaaccaccgccaccaccagcaattgttttccagagtggctataccattttacctTTATACAAGTCATGTTTTAAGGTTCCAGTTTTTCTGCATCTTCCTCAGTCTCATCATTGTCTTTTTGATTGGAGTCATTCTAGTGTATGTGAAGtagtatctcactgtgatttttactttgcatttccttaatggttAATGTTGTTGAACATGTTTTCCCGTGGTTATTAGCCAttcctatttcttctttcatgaaatgtctattcaaagtTCTccattaaatttgttttaaaaatcaagttataaGGGTTCTTATTCTTAACAAGAATTCTTTATCAATTGTATGGTTTataagtattttctcccagtctaggTCATGGCTTTCATTTTCATAACAGTGTCTTTTGAAGCACAAAcaatttaaattttgatgaagcccagcttattaatttttttcttttatagattgtacttttggtgtcatatctaagtaTATTTTTGCCTAACACAAGGTCATGAAAATTTTttccctgtgttttcctctaaaagttttatattttagtttttacttttagGTTTATGCCTTTTTacattcatttgtgtgtgttaCAAAGTTACAGTCTTGTCTGATTATCttagtaccatttgttgaaaagattatccttTTCTCATTAAGTTGCTTTGACACTTTTGTCAAATATCAATTGACTATAAATAAAAGAATCAGCTTATGGATTTTTAATTGTCTTTTgtcaatttttaattgtttttaagtgTCTTGATTGTTATAGCTTTCTAATAAGTTTAGAAATTGGGAACTATAAATCCATCAAATAtgttcttaattttcaaaattactttgGTGTTCTAggtcatttgtatttctataaaatttATGTTCAGTTTATCACCTTACGGAAAATGATTATTaggattttgatagagattgtacTGAATCTAGAGATCAATTTGAGAAGAATTGTAATCTTAATAACACTGAGTTTTtgaattcatgaaaatgaaacatctttctatttagttttatttttttagtttttctcagGAGTGTTGTATCGTTATTAGTGTACTCTTACACTTTTAAcaaatgtattatatattcaATTTTTTATATCATTGATAATAGAATTATTTTCCTGGTTTTATTTGTAGATTAtgtgctagtatatagaaatatagttgatttttgcatattgatATTGTGTCCTGTGAGTTTGCTGAACTCATTTGCTGGTATTGGTAGGCTTTCTGTGGATTCTTGTGTTCATACTTGTACCTGGGATtcattgaatatgtagattgtTTTTCCTCAAATTTGGAAAGTTTGAGGCCTTTGTTTCtacccctttctccctctctcctccttctggggCTCCCCTTACAATATGGTAGtctgtgtttattttccttcatccttttccctttctttttcttaaaatggaaTAATCTCTATTGATCTAATCTGTAATGTCACTAATTCTTTTTTTGTGCAATCTCAAATCCTCTGTTGAGTCCCTTAgtgaattttcttttcagttactGTCCTTTTCAACTCtggtatttgtttgttttgttttataatcaCTATCTTTTACTGATATTTACTATTGGGTTGTTgtactttaattaaaaacttgttt
Coding sequences:
- the AKIP1 gene encoding A-kinase-interacting protein 1 isoform X3, whose protein sequence is MENCLLAAALNGVDRRSLQRSARLGQEVLERAKRRAVDWPSVELPKGSVGIVSRVRHYGERGPAASPQRLLPGKKYYSSAPEEGGATHVYRYHRGTSELHLCCDAGSGRAENISKDLYIEVYPGTYSVTVGADDLTKKTHVVAVDSGQSVDLVFPI
- the AKIP1 gene encoding A-kinase-interacting protein 1 isoform X1, whose product is MENCLLAAALNGVDRRSLQRSARLGQEVLERAKRRAVDWPSVELPKGSVGIVSRVRHYGERGPAASPQRLLPGKREDRHPTLSASFRTMAEYMNYTSSQCGKYYSSAPEEGGATHVYRYHRGTSELHLCCDAGSGRRKDAGLSVGGMHQPSECVLKAPQSAENISKDLYIEVYPGTYSVTVGADDLTKKTHVVAVDSGQSVDLVFPI
- the AKIP1 gene encoding A-kinase-interacting protein 1 isoform X2, with product MENCLLAAALNGVDRRSLQRSARLGQEVLERAKRRAVDWPSVELPKGSVGIVSRVRHYGERGPAASPQRLLPGKREDRHPTLSASFRTMAEYMNYTSSQCGKYYSSAPEEGGATHVYRYHRGTSELHLCCDAGSGRAENISKDLYIEVYPGTYSVTVGADDLTKKTHVVAVDSGQSVDLVFPI